In Paenibacillus hexagrammi, the following are encoded in one genomic region:
- a CDS encoding ABC transporter ATP-binding protein codes for MSKEQVAVLEVHIDQAGYDENPDTIKQIHFDVKQGELVGLLGPNGAGKSTTMKSILGLLKDFKGEISFKGERKSYAYIPEHPILYEELTLWEHMEFAASVYDLDRTVFLERADDLLHRFRLLDAKHQLPGKFSKGMQQKIMLILGFLNKPDVYIVDEPFIGLDPKAIKDFISMLDEERKRGAGILMSTHVLDTAERICTSFVLLSGGRLVANGTLQDIQKQCGMPDAPLFDCFHSLL; via the coding sequence ATGTCCAAAGAACAAGTAGCTGTATTAGAAGTACATATCGATCAGGCCGGGTACGATGAAAATCCGGATACGATTAAACAGATTCATTTTGATGTGAAGCAAGGTGAACTGGTGGGTTTGTTAGGTCCTAATGGAGCTGGCAAGAGCACGACGATGAAGAGCATCCTTGGTTTATTAAAGGATTTTAAGGGTGAAATCTCCTTTAAGGGTGAACGGAAAAGCTATGCGTATATTCCGGAGCATCCGATTTTGTATGAAGAGTTGACGTTATGGGAGCATATGGAGTTTGCTGCTTCCGTCTACGATCTGGACCGAACGGTTTTCCTGGAGCGTGCAGACGATCTCTTGCACCGGTTCCGACTGTTGGATGCGAAGCATCAGCTGCCCGGAAAGTTTTCAAAAGGGATGCAGCAGAAAATTATGCTGATTCTTGGATTTTTGAATAAACCGGATGTGTATATTGTAGACGAGCCTTTCATTGGGTTGGATCCGAAAGCGATTAAAGATTTCATATCGATGTTGGACGAGGAGCGCAAGCGCGGCGCAGGCATTCTGATGAGTACCCATGTGTTAGATACAGCGGAACGGATTTGCACTTCGTTTGTGCTTCTTTCAGGTGGCAGATTGGTGGCTAATGGAACACTGCAGGACATACAGAAGCAATGCGGCATGCCTGACGCTCCTTTGTTCGACTGCTTCCATTCGTTACTATGA
- a CDS encoding glycoside hydrolase family 9 protein, with protein MVLGVAPSGAILPVQAAGSSDSNFPMVLSSSTDANRYLTTVNSNAFNVVMYNNTFSGVFGDQHMGGIELFLHGNRIATNGDIHYMPTPEQWDATPAPTRGTKIFDMTTNTITSPMTFNGATDGTLKYDLIATPEAGGVLLSAVLTSDLPASLAGKARFNMEFIPSKFENKTFQAISTENGPYDTFGVFPLHPQSTISEVERPNFPTQSWYVQDWNKDRGNSQPLPFAEGYGFTFAAEDELNNISITSDTGKLQLYDGRDRAQNGWYVLSNQINDGKKGDTVAKWHIRPKVVQNWVREPNIAFSQAGYSPNQEKFAVIELDKYDNNFPLSASLLHVNADGSKEVVYTANVTAPVSWQRYKYVNFDFTSETKTGMYVIKYGDKESEVFPIADDVYNKSWQSALSGFLAVQMDHIEVRDGDRIWHGAAHMDDGSIGPLGASWFDGMSMPATMPASITEKGITPGQHIPGLNVGGWYDAGDFDLQGSREIEVLQDLIFAAEAFNNMDNSDTLSVKWDDKTGGVVQMHMPDGIPDIVQQVAHGIKYVLAQIDNLGGYGGTMELRTLRQYTHLGDVSSDTDGYIYDSTLGPNETVERGGLVYSGKPDDRVLLLAGGGGGFTSNLTGNTSADIAGAAYLLYDYYPELATKCLNTALAIWDKERASQPENLGTEWNTLVQLMLATKKVGNTSKFEYFKNRLSSLTSTAFNSNGISSRYNAMFIMDLMDEAYRTQVANAVTQYAATVSYPTITYPFGVQFTTGAGWGGSPNIIGFGQRLAIMYKYFPTIDSLKMYTLRSANYILGRHPANNNSWVSGVGTKSQLKPYNSNRADQSFIPGSILPGHITFAPDFVESLGDFNFLWFENESIINYQSKWISVGMAASMIANEPSIETQAPTKDFANNFMMSIKKTSSTDGYLQTPGFNLFMYDNTFDAALGDKKNAGIELIQSGRRIATNGDISLLNAPDKWDSAIPPVRNSRTVDDVNNTLSASLIIPSDSKGNPAVSYNLKAEPEVGGIKLTVKLDNPLPADLIGKAGFSLQFAPSQFISKSFQADTNGDGNYDSFGVFPLVPEDDMASAERARTEDQPSYVKSWYSDKGNMQPLPLATGKKMTFAAEDNENRIRISSDSGDLSLFDGRNNTQDGWFILRTMIPANATEITWHISPDVKQDWTRKPNVAHSQVGYATDFSKVAVIELDPNFNAPTTAYVDRLNMDGTYTEIFSGEIGAPTSLARYTYRNFDFSSVKDPGMYVIRYAGERTDPFMIKKNVYDRSWQSSLSDFLAVHMDHMTVRESYRIWHKQTFADDALQAPLNMQWFGGWNLGTVTDSTYAPYEHIPGLAVGGWYNPSGYDLDTASNLSVIQDLALAFKEFGVDYDTFTMDHASSFVELHRMDGINDIQQQVKQGILQILGQIENVGFVFKGLKVPTLKQYAQSGDASKASDGFVYDSTLASDARYGLKSGKLDDRFAFVGTKDVEMQYDAAAALASAAYALKGFDDALAARCLTAAEKIWNTETLVTSGTQVAAEWRAAVQLLIATSGNKETYKQFITEVSALELSTVNFGMDGWKAARVLTYMDEDFKNQFKQALTNYLPVLDSQISNPFGVPVAGGNDSVLNIGVSMSVLNKYFPEIVSEKYTLSAANYILGTHMYNDTSWVSGVGTKSSKHGYGSNRADRYFIAGGIVAGTANVLPDFPEAVDDYNYLPDETGYSIETAAKWIIVGKAADTITTTTTPVDQTKPIVNISAASIVPPASNFIVGISLDSVPQNVYAQDISLGYDPNIFEYVSVEGANNNITVVDSKTTPGAVRIISVATDGLSTPSAAILNVTFKAKANASGNIAVTQAVLGTAPEGIEVEAVLSSKTIVVGTASEVNKAQLAASISSAETLYANAVVGTQTGQYPQTAKDIFRAAIDAAKAVYDNTSATQAQVDNQVTALDSSKNIFLSSVITGHGIDKTALAVAISSAESIYAGAVVGTQLGQYPQEAKDIFGAAINAAMSVYNNSNATQSQVDSSVAALHSAVIVFMSQVAYADINNDGNISVGDLAMVAYNYGKDSTDIDWEKVKRSDVNRDNKVDIYDLSYVAYHILDYK; from the coding sequence ATGGTTTTAGGTGTAGCGCCTAGCGGAGCCATTCTTCCCGTACAAGCCGCAGGGAGCTCCGACAGTAACTTCCCCATGGTTCTTAGCAGCTCAACCGACGCAAACAGATACCTCACAACGGTAAACTCCAATGCTTTCAATGTAGTTATGTACAACAACACCTTTTCCGGTGTCTTCGGCGACCAGCACATGGGGGGAATCGAACTGTTTCTCCATGGGAATCGTATAGCTACCAATGGCGACATTCACTATATGCCCACTCCCGAGCAGTGGGACGCGACTCCAGCGCCCACACGTGGCACTAAAATATTTGACATGACGACTAACACAATCACCAGCCCGATGACTTTCAACGGAGCCACGGACGGAACTCTCAAGTATGACCTGATTGCTACCCCAGAGGCAGGCGGCGTATTGCTCTCAGCCGTACTTACCTCGGATTTACCAGCGAGTCTGGCTGGCAAGGCCAGGTTCAACATGGAGTTCATCCCCTCAAAATTTGAGAACAAGACATTTCAGGCAATCTCCACAGAGAACGGACCCTATGACACCTTCGGAGTATTCCCGCTCCATCCACAGAGCACAATATCCGAAGTTGAGCGTCCCAACTTTCCGACCCAGTCATGGTACGTACAAGATTGGAACAAAGATAGGGGCAATTCTCAGCCGCTTCCGTTTGCCGAGGGATATGGCTTTACATTTGCCGCTGAGGACGAGCTGAATAATATCAGTATTACCTCTGATACCGGCAAACTCCAGCTGTATGACGGTCGCGACCGCGCGCAGAATGGTTGGTATGTGCTCAGTAACCAGATCAATGATGGCAAGAAAGGCGACACGGTTGCAAAATGGCATATCCGTCCCAAGGTAGTTCAGAACTGGGTGCGAGAGCCTAATATAGCTTTCAGCCAGGCTGGTTATTCTCCCAACCAGGAGAAGTTTGCAGTTATTGAATTGGACAAATATGATAATAACTTTCCCTTGTCGGCGTCCTTGCTTCATGTAAACGCAGACGGTTCTAAGGAAGTGGTATACACCGCTAATGTAACTGCTCCCGTATCATGGCAGCGGTATAAATATGTAAATTTCGACTTTACAAGCGAAACTAAGACGGGTATGTACGTCATAAAGTATGGTGATAAAGAAAGCGAAGTATTTCCGATTGCGGACGACGTATATAATAAATCCTGGCAATCGGCTCTGAGTGGCTTCCTTGCGGTTCAAATGGACCATATTGAAGTCCGCGACGGCGACCGCATCTGGCATGGAGCAGCGCATATGGATGACGGTAGCATAGGACCTCTAGGTGCTTCCTGGTTTGACGGTATGAGCATGCCAGCAACTATGCCGGCTTCAATCACTGAGAAAGGCATCACGCCGGGGCAGCATATTCCTGGACTGAATGTCGGCGGCTGGTATGACGCTGGTGATTTTGACCTTCAGGGTTCCAGGGAAATCGAAGTGCTTCAGGACCTTATTTTTGCGGCCGAGGCTTTCAACAATATGGACAACAGCGATACGTTATCTGTTAAGTGGGATGACAAAACAGGCGGTGTGGTACAGATGCATATGCCTGACGGAATTCCTGATATTGTGCAGCAGGTTGCACACGGAATCAAGTATGTCCTTGCACAGATCGATAATCTCGGCGGCTACGGCGGAACAATGGAATTACGTACTCTGCGCCAGTACACTCATCTAGGCGATGTTTCTTCCGACACCGACGGTTATATATACGACTCCACCCTTGGCCCAAATGAAACAGTTGAGCGTGGCGGTCTCGTATATTCTGGCAAACCTGACGACCGAGTATTACTGCTCGCCGGGGGAGGAGGAGGCTTCACCAGCAATCTAACCGGTAACACCTCAGCGGATATCGCAGGAGCCGCATACTTACTATATGATTATTATCCTGAGCTTGCGACCAAATGCCTGAACACTGCACTCGCCATATGGGACAAGGAAAGAGCATCCCAGCCGGAGAATCTGGGCACCGAATGGAATACGCTGGTTCAGCTGATGCTTGCGACCAAAAAGGTGGGCAACACCAGCAAGTTTGAATATTTTAAGAACCGTTTATCCTCACTAACATCCACTGCATTTAACTCAAACGGTATAAGTTCAAGATACAACGCCATGTTCATCATGGATCTCATGGACGAGGCCTATAGAACTCAGGTGGCAAATGCTGTGACTCAATACGCGGCCACGGTTAGTTATCCTACCATAACCTATCCATTCGGAGTGCAGTTTACCACAGGAGCAGGCTGGGGCGGATCGCCGAACATAATTGGCTTTGGTCAGCGCCTAGCCATTATGTATAAATACTTTCCAACTATCGATTCCTTGAAGATGTATACGCTACGCTCTGCGAACTATATCCTGGGCAGACACCCTGCCAACAACAATTCGTGGGTGTCGGGTGTTGGCACGAAGTCCCAATTGAAACCCTATAACAGCAACCGTGCGGACCAGTCATTCATTCCCGGTTCCATCCTGCCTGGTCACATCACTTTTGCGCCAGATTTCGTGGAATCACTTGGTGACTTTAACTTCCTGTGGTTTGAAAACGAGTCGATCATCAACTACCAGTCTAAGTGGATTTCTGTAGGTATGGCTGCGAGTATGATCGCCAATGAGCCCTCCATTGAGACTCAAGCACCAACCAAGGACTTCGCAAATAACTTCATGATGAGTATTAAGAAGACGAGTTCCACAGATGGATATCTGCAGACCCCAGGCTTCAACCTGTTCATGTATGACAACACCTTTGATGCTGCACTCGGCGACAAGAAGAACGCGGGCATCGAGCTTATCCAGTCCGGACGCCGTATCGCCACCAACGGCGACATCAGCCTGCTGAATGCTCCGGATAAGTGGGATAGTGCTATCCCTCCAGTACGCAACAGCCGAACGGTTGACGATGTGAACAATACCCTCAGCGCGAGCTTGATTATTCCATCAGATTCAAAGGGCAACCCTGCGGTTAGTTACAATCTGAAGGCAGAGCCCGAAGTTGGCGGTATCAAGCTTACGGTTAAGCTAGACAACCCTCTGCCAGCAGATCTTATAGGCAAAGCGGGCTTCAGCTTACAATTTGCCCCGTCACAGTTCATCAGCAAGAGCTTCCAGGCTGATACTAACGGCGATGGCAATTATGATTCCTTCGGCGTATTCCCTCTCGTTCCTGAGGACGATATGGCGAGTGCTGAGAGAGCTAGGACCGAGGATCAGCCCTCATACGTGAAGAGCTGGTACAGTGATAAAGGCAACATGCAGCCGCTGCCTCTCGCAACCGGCAAGAAGATGACCTTCGCCGCCGAGGACAATGAAAACCGTATTCGCATTTCGTCGGACAGCGGTGATCTCTCGCTCTTCGACGGACGCAACAATACACAGGACGGCTGGTTTATACTCCGCACCATGATTCCAGCAAACGCCACCGAAATCACATGGCACATCAGCCCTGACGTAAAGCAGGATTGGACCCGCAAACCCAATGTTGCTCACAGTCAGGTTGGATATGCGACGGATTTCTCAAAGGTTGCCGTAATCGAACTTGATCCTAACTTCAACGCACCAACGACAGCTTATGTTGACCGTTTGAATATGGATGGTACCTATACGGAAATATTTTCCGGCGAGATTGGCGCACCTACTTCATTGGCACGTTATACCTATAGAAATTTTGACTTTTCCTCAGTCAAAGATCCTGGTATGTACGTAATCCGTTACGCTGGAGAACGCACTGATCCGTTCATGATAAAAAAGAACGTTTATGACAGATCATGGCAGTCATCCCTCAGTGACTTCCTTGCTGTCCATATGGATCATATGACTGTTCGCGAGAGTTACCGCATCTGGCATAAACAGACATTTGCAGACGATGCGCTTCAAGCTCCGCTCAATATGCAGTGGTTTGGTGGATGGAACTTGGGAACTGTAACTGATTCTACCTATGCACCCTATGAGCATATTCCTGGATTGGCTGTTGGTGGATGGTACAATCCAAGCGGCTATGATCTTGATACTGCGAGCAACCTTAGTGTGATCCAGGATCTCGCTTTGGCATTTAAAGAGTTTGGTGTAGACTATGACACATTCACAATGGATCATGCATCCAGCTTCGTTGAGCTGCACAGAATGGACGGAATTAATGATATTCAGCAGCAAGTGAAGCAGGGAATCCTGCAGATATTAGGACAAATTGAAAATGTCGGATTCGTATTCAAGGGTCTGAAGGTTCCTACCCTGAAGCAATATGCACAGTCAGGTGACGCCTCGAAGGCTTCGGACGGCTTCGTTTACGACAGTACTCTCGCGTCGGACGCTAGATATGGCTTAAAATCTGGCAAGCTGGACGACAGATTTGCTTTTGTCGGTACCAAGGACGTGGAAATGCAGTATGATGCAGCAGCCGCGCTAGCATCGGCAGCCTATGCGCTCAAAGGTTTTGACGACGCACTTGCCGCTCGCTGCCTGACAGCAGCGGAAAAGATTTGGAATACAGAGACACTTGTCACTAGCGGAACGCAGGTTGCTGCTGAGTGGAGGGCTGCTGTGCAGCTCCTGATCGCCACGAGTGGCAACAAGGAAACATATAAGCAGTTCATTACGGAAGTTTCGGCACTTGAGCTGAGTACTGTAAACTTCGGAATGGACGGATGGAAAGCTGCGCGTGTCCTTACTTATATGGATGAAGACTTCAAGAATCAATTTAAGCAAGCTCTAACCAATTATCTCCCTGTCTTGGACAGCCAGATCTCCAATCCGTTTGGCGTGCCGGTAGCTGGCGGCAATGACAGCGTTCTCAACATAGGTGTTAGCATGAGCGTCCTGAACAAGTATTTTCCTGAGATTGTGAGCGAGAAATATACGCTCAGCGCAGCGAACTATATCTTGGGCACACATATGTATAACGACACCTCTTGGGTGTCTGGAGTGGGAACCAAATCATCGAAACACGGCTATGGCAGCAACCGTGCCGACCGTTATTTCATCGCTGGTGGTATCGTTGCCGGTACGGCGAACGTTCTGCCGGACTTCCCTGAAGCCGTTGACGATTACAACTATCTGCCAGACGAAACAGGCTACAGTATCGAAACCGCTGCCAAATGGATCATAGTTGGAAAAGCAGCCGACACAATTACAACGACTACAACTCCAGTAGATCAAACTAAACCTATAGTAAACATATCGGCAGCAAGCATTGTACCGCCTGCAAGTAACTTTATTGTAGGAATCAGTCTGGACAGTGTGCCACAAAACGTTTATGCTCAGGATATTTCACTTGGTTATGACCCTAATATCTTCGAGTATGTATCTGTAGAAGGTGCAAATAACAATATCACGGTAGTAGACTCTAAAACCACTCCCGGCGCTGTAAGAATTATTTCTGTGGCCACAGATGGTTTGAGTACGCCAAGCGCGGCAATACTCAACGTCACCTTCAAGGCAAAAGCAAATGCTTCCGGAAATATTGCAGTTACCCAAGCGGTGCTTGGTACTGCGCCTGAGGGAATAGAGGTTGAGGCGGTATTGAGCAGTAAAACCATTGTAGTAGGCACAGCATCTGAGGTTAATAAGGCTCAACTTGCAGCATCTATAAGTAGCGCAGAGACCCTTTATGCCAATGCGGTAGTAGGCACACAGACAGGCCAGTACCCACAGACAGCCAAGGATATCTTTAGGGCAGCTATAGATGCAGCAAAAGCTGTTTATGACAACACCAGTGCAACACAGGCACAGGTAGACAATCAAGTAACCGCTTTGGATAGTTCAAAAAATATCTTCCTTTCTTCAGTGATAACTGGACATGGTATTGATAAGACAGCCCTAGCAGTTGCTATTAGTAGTGCTGAAAGCATCTATGCAGGGGCAGTAGTTGGAACACAGCTTGGACAATATCCGCAGGAAGCAAAAGATATCTTCGGTGCTGCTATAAATGCGGCCATGTCAGTATACAATAACTCTAATGCAACACAATCCCAGGTAGACAGCTCCGTTGCGGCACTTCATAGTGCAGTAATTGTATTTATGAGTCAAGTAGCTTACGCAGACATAAACAACGACGGAAATATAAGCGTAGGAGACCTTGCGATGGTAGCTTACAATTATGGAAAGGATTCTACAGACATCGATTGGGAGAAGGTCAAAAGGTCAGATGTGAATAGAGACAACAAGGTGGATATTTATGACCTTTCATATGTTGCATATCATATACTGGATTATAAATAA